The Quercus robur chromosome 7, dhQueRobu3.1, whole genome shotgun sequence genome has a segment encoding these proteins:
- the LOC126691966 gene encoding thaumatin-like protein 1 has protein sequence MMKTLALYGPILTFFFLSGAHSAKITFTNNCPRTIWPGTLALDQKPQLSKTGFELASKASLTLDVQAPWKGQFWARTRCSTNSGKFTCETADCSTGQVTCNGNLAIPPASLVEISIAARGGTDFYDVRLVDGFNLPVSVATRGGTGKCKASSCPANVNTVCPAKLQVKGSDGSVLACKSACIAFSQPQYCCTGPFRPPKSCPPTNYSRIFKQQCPQAYSHATDDQNSSFTCSGAPAYVITFCP, from the coding sequence GTGCTCACTCTGCTAAAATAACTTTCACAAACAACTGTCCAAGAACCATCTGGCCAGGAACCCTAGCTTTGGATCAAAAACCTCAACTATCAAAGACTGGATTTGAGTTAGCATCCAAAGCATCCTTAACGCTGGATGTCCAAGCTCCATGGAAGGGCCAGTTTTGGGCCCGAACCCGATGCTCCACCAACTCAGGAAAGTTCACTTGTGAGACTGCCGATTGTAGCACCGGTCAAGTTACGTGCAACGGTAATCTTGCAATCCCGCCAGCTTCTTTAGTAGAAATCAGCATAGCAGCCAGGGGTGGGACGGACTTCTATGATGTTCGCCTTGTAGATGGCTTCAACTTGCCTGTTTCTGTAGCCACCAGAGGCGGCACTGGTAAATGCAAAGCCTCAAGCTGTCCAGCCAACGTGAATACGGTTTGCCCAGCGAAGTTGCAAGTGAAAGGGTCGGATGGTAGCGTGCTTGCTTGCAAGAGCGCCTGTATTGCTTTCAGTCAACCACAGTATTGTTGCACTGGCCCATTTCGCCCCCCAAAATCATGTCCACCCACAAACTATTCTCGTATCTTTAAGCAGCAGTGTCCTCAAGCTTATAGTCATGCTACTGATGATCAGAACAGCTCCTTTACCTGCTCTGGTGCACCCGCCTATGTTATCACTTTTTGTCCATGA